A region of the Myxococcus stipitatus DSM 14675 genome:
CGTTGTTGGGGATGGTGATGCTGCTGATGGAGATGGTCTGCCCGCTGCCGGAGGAGAAGATGGCCGGCACGCCGCGCTCCTTCACCAGCCACTCGGCTTGCGTCTTCGCGCGGCTCGGGTCGGAGCGCGTGTCGCAGATGAGCAGGTTGAAGCGCCGGCCCGCGACGCCCTCGCGGTCGTTGATCTCACCCAGCGCCAGCTTGATGGCGTTGAGCGCCTGGACCTCCGACTCGTCGCGGCCCTCCGAGTTCGTCAGCGCGAGCGCCGCGCCCAGGACGATGGGGTTGCCCGCGGGGTCTCCCACGCGCTCGCCACAGCCCTCCGGCTGCGGCAGGCAGAAGCCCGAGCTGGAGCACACCTGGTTGGTGTCGCAGTCAGCGCTCGACTCGCACTCGGTGAGCCCGCTCGCGGTGGTGAAGCTGCAGCCGGCCAGGAACACCGCGCAGCACGTCATGAATCCCAGGGTCTTCATCAGAAGCTGACCTCCAGCCCAGCGCCGGTGCCGCGAGGCGCCAGCGTCAGCCGCATCTCACCCTCCGCCGGAGGGCCGTCCTTGGGGTACAGGATGATGGCGGTAATCGCCCCCACCAGACCCACGCCAAAACCAATGTCCGCGAGCAGCGCCTTGCTCTTCGTGTTGTCGGAGAAGGTCTTCTTGGTGTCGTCCGTGCGCGCCTCGTCGAACTTCTTGCGCTCGTCGCGCGCCTGCAGGCCGAACAGCACGCCCGTGCCCACGCCCACCACCGCCACGCCGCCCACCGCGAAGGCGGCGATCTTCTGCCGCTGGTAGGACTTCAGCGCGCGCGCCATCTCCGCCTGCCGCTGCCGCTCGTTCTCCTCCTCGGCGCGCTTGGTGGCCAGCTGCTCCTCCTCCGCGCGGCGTCTGGCCGCCTCGGCCTCTTCCTGGAGCTTGGTGCGCTCCGCGTCCGCGGAGGCCTGGGCCTGCGTCTCCTTGTCGATGAGCAGCCGCAGCTTGTCGATGCTGCGCGCGCTGCGCTTGAGCAGCGCCGGGTCCGTGCCCTCGGTGTTGCCCACGTATTGCTGGTACCAGGAGAGCGCCTCGCGCAGCTCCCCGGCGTTCTCCAGCGACACGGCGATGTTGAAGATGAGGCGCGGGTTGGGCTGGGCCTCGTGCGCCTTCTTCAGCACGTCCGCGGCCTCGCGGTACTTGCCGGCCTGATAGAGCCGCTCGCCCTCCTTGATGAGGGCCGATGGATTCTTGGCGCGCTGGGCGAACGCCACCGGGGGCGACAGCGCGAGAGCCGCCGACAAAACGAGAACCAGTTTCATGGTGCCCGACAGCCTAGCGCGGAGAGGGCCCCTGGTCGAAGAGGGCACCTTCCACTCCTCGTGAACGCAGCCGGGGCCGCCTCTCGCCCAGTGGCTGGGCGGGGAAGCGGCCCCGACAGGTCCTTCAGGTCGCTACAGGAGGACGGTTACCCGCCCAGCCGGGAAATCAGCAGCTTGCGCTGGAGCATCAGCGCCTCGGGCGCCTTGGTGCCCAGCTGCTCGAAGAAGACCTCCTGGCTCTTCAGCTCGGTCTTCCACTCGTCCTCCTTGATGGAGGTCGCCTCGGCCACCATGTCGGCGGGGAGGTCCAGGCCCTTGAGGTTGAGGCCCTCGTCCTGGCGCGGCACCCAGCCCAGCAGCGTCTCCTTCGTCGGGACGCGGCCGTGCACGCGGTTCACCACCCACTCGAGGACGCGCATGTTCTCGCCGAAGCCCGGCCACAGGAACTTGCCGTTCTTGTCCTGCCGGAACCAGTTGACCTGGAAGATCTTCGGCAGCTGGCCGATGGACTTCTGCATGTCCAGCCAGTGCTGGAGGTAGTCGCCCATGTGGTAGCCGCAGAAGGGCAGCATGGCCATGGGGTCGCGGCGCACGACGCCGACCTTGCCCGTGGCGGCGGCCGTCGTCTCGCTGCCCATGGTGGCGCCCAGGAACACGCCGTGGGTCCAGTTGAAGGCCTGGAGGACCAGCGGGACGGTGGTGGAGCGGCGGCCGCCGAAGATGAGGGCGGAGATGGGCACGCCCATCGGGTCGTTCGCCTTGGAGCTGAGCACCGGGTTGTTGCTCATGGGCGCGGTGAAGCGGCTGTTCGGGTGCGCCGCCTTCTCCGCGCTGCCCTTCTTCCAGGGGCGGCCCTGCCAGTCGGTGAGCTCCTCGGGGACCTCGCCGTCCTTGCCTTCCCACCACACGTCACCGTCGGGCGTCAGCGCCACGTTGGTGAACAGCGTGTCCTTGGCGATGGTCTCCATCGCGTTGGGGTTGGTCTTGTAGTTGGTGCCCGGGACGACGCCGAAATAGCCGGCCTCCGGGTTGATGGCGTACAGGCGGCCATCCGGACCCGGGCGCATCCACGCGATGTCGTCGCCGACGGTTTCAATCTTCCAGCCCTTGTACTCGGCCGGAGGAATCATCATGGCGAAGTTCGTCTTGCCACACGCGGACGGGAAGGCGGCGGCGACGTAGGTCGTCTCGCCCTTGGGGCTCGTCACGCCGAGGATGAGCATGTGCTCGGCCAGCCACCCCTCCTCGCGGCCCACGTAGCTGCCGATGCGCAGCGCGAGGCATTTCTTGCCCAAGAGGACGTTGCCGCCATATCCGGAGCCGAAGCTCCAGATGGTGTTGTCCTGGGGGAAGTGACAGATGTAGCGGCGGTCCGGGTTCACGTCACCCGTGCTGTGCAGGCCGCGGTTGAAGTCGTCGCTGTCGCCCAGCATGTCCAGGGCCTGCTTGCCCATGCGCGCCATGATGCGCATGTTCAGCACCACGTAGACGCTGTCGGTCAGCTCCACGCCAATCTTGGTGAAGGGGCTGCCGATGGGGCC
Encoded here:
- a CDS encoding phosphoenolpyruvate carboxykinase (GTP); this encodes MASTQAAAAGTQAPTKNPTLLAWVARMAEMTQPDSIVWCDGSEDEKKRLTDQAVKEGILIPLNQEKRPGCYLHRSNPNDVARVEHLTFICTPNKTDAGPTNNWMEPEEAYTKLGQHFTGSMKGRTMYVVPYAMGPIGSPFTKIGVELTDSVYVVLNMRIMARMGKQALDMLGDSDDFNRGLHSTGDVNPDRRYICHFPQDNTIWSFGSGYGGNVLLGKKCLALRIGSYVGREEGWLAEHMLILGVTSPKGETTYVAAAFPSACGKTNFAMMIPPAEYKGWKIETVGDDIAWMRPGPDGRLYAINPEAGYFGVVPGTNYKTNPNAMETIAKDTLFTNVALTPDGDVWWEGKDGEVPEELTDWQGRPWKKGSAEKAAHPNSRFTAPMSNNPVLSSKANDPMGVPISALIFGGRRSTTVPLVLQAFNWTHGVFLGATMGSETTAAATGKVGVVRRDPMAMLPFCGYHMGDYLQHWLDMQKSIGQLPKIFQVNWFRQDKNGKFLWPGFGENMRVLEWVVNRVHGRVPTKETLLGWVPRQDEGLNLKGLDLPADMVAEATSIKEDEWKTELKSQEVFFEQLGTKAPEALMLQRKLLISRLGG